The window GAGAAAGGGGGCATTGAAATTTAGCAACCAGTCACAtaacaaaagaaagaatgaaTACTTCTAATTCATTGATTATCACAATTATCAGGCAATTACCTTTCATCTCTGGATGCTTGGAAAACAAGGCATTTCGAGCAAATTCGGCTTCCTTGGACTTTTCATCAACCAATTTCAGCTGAAATACAAAGAGTTATCAAATTCCTAAGACCTACTTAATATTAGAGAAAGCTCAAAAGTGGTTTCTTTATGATTTTCCACCAAGTTACATGGATATTGGTAAGGACATCTATGCCAGTATGGATACATGTATGAGGTATGCCAAAATTTATATAAGCTAGGATACAAGTATAATGGgtatagaaatataaaaatataaagtaattaaatcaTAAGATAAATGTATTTTTCATAATCTTCTAACTCAagtatgaataaatatttaaagaccTAATATTTGAAGAGAGTAAAGTAACAGTGTGTTTCATTTAGTAGCAAACTTGGTGATTTACATGGACTGACTTGTAAGCCAGTGATGAGTATTGAACACATACTCATCCAATAAGTACCGAAACTGGATATGTGCCCAGTATGGGTACGCCAACCATATAAGACTACCCATATACAATAGATTCTTGAAGGTAAATGTTGAAAAGATTTAAAGTTTCTGCAGGACTTTTAACAAGTTGAAATTAACAAATCGGTAGACAATAGACTTAATTCCATAACAATTGAATTGCATCCCAACTTTTGTGATAATATCCGCATCAATTTATGAAAAGGTGGTTCACATTGTTAAAAAATCTTAGATATTCATGGAAGCATGTCATATATATTTGGCAGAATCAATTAGGAGCAATTTTGTGAACTAATGAAGGAGTGGAAATTGTTATAATTAGAATTGAGTTATTCCAATTAATACTAACATACACACATAGTTCTTGTGTGGACTGTACAGACACAATCTGTCCCTAATTAAATCATCCTTAGAGTTTCttatgttcatattattagTAGTGTGTTTGGAAAGTCGTTAAGAATGGAGGAATCACATTTGAGATGTGGAAGCTATAACTATTAGCTTTTGAAAATCACATCCAAAACATGGAACCAAACATGCTATAAAACAGGTTCAACATGTCTCTGCCAACAAGATCATATTGGATATAATTCAATTATTCACACACCTTTCCAGTTAGAGAAATTTTGGAACAAGTAGGGTTCATTGGGTCTCTCCTGCCACAGGTCCCAAGAGGGTATTCACTGACCGTGAATGAAGCTTTATCATCTTGCAGTGCATTTCTTGCTGTCGGGTCTAGAGTTGTCAAGTAAAAGTATGGGATTCCAGTGCTTTCGTTAGGTAGTCCATCACTATATGATACCACATTCCTGAACATAGATCACACAGCAATAACTTTTAAGAATTGGAAATTAACAAATCCCAGTGCAAAATTCAACGGTGAATAACGCAGAAGGTACACTAAACTGCATCCATAAAAAGATAGCACAGAAGAAATACTGAATAGAAATTTAGagcagaaaaaaatgaaaaagaaggagAGTTAAGAAAGGGTTACCCAAAGGGAGCTCCACCCAAATCAGATGAGATAGTACTGCAAAGAAATGAATTCAGAAGAGTTATTCCAATttgtaaattaagaaaaaaagaaaaaagaaaaagagttgtGAGTGTACTTCAAGACTCCCCAGAAATTGAGGGAGACGAGCCAACGAGCAGAGGCAGGAGCATCATCTGGGTTAGGTTTTGTTGGGATAGACAGTAATCGGCCTTGGGATTCAGAGCCCCACATCAGcaacatcatcatcaatttcatatcgatcatctttatcttttttactctactctgcACCCTCTAGATTATATTGGATTATCCCAACACGCGCCGAATCAAATCCTCTCTATCTATGCATATTTTCTCTTTacaaaaaattcaaagagaatatttttatatatttatacattttatctcttttaactttttatttattgatttctaAACATGTATCGAAACCTGCAcaacataataatatataactcgcttttataatgaataataaatacttttaaatatatcaaatttattttgattaaaattcatataaataatttatattatgacaaagttatttttaattgtcaatATCTTTATAAGATTAttggaatttaatttaaaaataaagtaaaattaatgaataaaaaaaatcttaaaaacttTTTCGTTGAATGATAATTCTTAAAGCATTCTTGAATAATatctattctaatttataaaaaaaatgattgaatgtTGTTATTCattgtaattattaatatactaaAACTAATATTCATTGTGTAatcatattgtaaaaaaaaattgcaaggggTGCGAAGCACAAAGAGGTGTGAATAGCAGCGTCAGAAATTCATTTGCTGTTTTTCTCCAGTCCTCTTCAATGGAAGTAAGGTGTTACTAGCATagtttacataatttttatgtttcccTTCCGTAAAACTGATACAAATTGaacaatttgtaaaaaaaagtcaattattaaattaaaattaattattataaaatttattatttaaatttatatgcatattaaatatacacgacattaattatttattgatctATTTAGAACGTCATGCTTGCTAATATCGTGAACGTTCAATCCCTACTTAAGCCACatattcttgaaaaaaaattgtttggacCACTTATGGCACTAGTTTGCTGGGTGTACCACCAATCAATTGTGATGAGTGTGTATAGCAACAGCCCTGAAACAATTATGTCGCAGCTGGTAGCCCAGTTAGTTCACTAGTTAAAACATAATATGCAGAACCGGTCTCCAGATCTTTCGTGATTTAGCAATAAAGATTCCGTATTCAAATGCTAATGATATCTTGGCATAATAAAGGTATCCATTTCATATTTAACAGCATTAAGCTTGCAAACTTGCAACAATGCAGTGAGAgagaaataaaccaaaaaagtaaaataaaagaaagaattggTCCAGGTTTCTCTTATTATATTTCTCTCACTTTTTCCTTGCATTGCTGCAGTAACTATTGAAAAATTGCAACTCCTCAAATACGACTTTCGCAGAACATTGCATACTATAGCAGTCGAGAAGAACAACTAACAATAATGCCTGTAAACAGTGGTCGAACGCAATCCGATGGTGTCCTTATTTAACAACGAAAGTCTACATGTATGACCAACATAAGCACCATGGGTCCAAAAGACAAAAACACAAGCTTCATAACAGTAGGAGGAGATTGCATTCAGCGAAGTTTACAGGATGCTATCCTACAATCCCACCTTCGTTACTTAGTGCGCACTACGCATAATTCCATGCAAGTAACCACCAGTCATTATGAGGGACACAAGTGACACAACACCTGCTGGAAAGACCTTTCCTGATTTCTTGAAACGAGAACCCATCACCCCAAGAAGTGCAGCAGATATGCCTGTATGTGGGGAGTAAAGCAAACCAAATCAGATGAGCAGAAGATAGTGCATAAACTGAACTAATAAGCTCAACACTGAAAACTCATAAATGTATATCTATTTCAAAAACGAACTCGGGTACCCAAACTTAAAAGAACTCTGAACTAGAGTGCTAAATTTATCAGGCTTATCAAACATTGATTAGGTGATCATCAACTACAAAGCATAAATCCTTATGTGCAACCACAATTTGTGACTATAATTATGCAAGAGTACATCCTAGTCTCTTCCATGATTAGTTCAACAACTctcaacactattttgttttgtttttgtaggttCTATAAAATCTTATAGGCATGAATAAGAaactaatttagtttttaattcttaaaagaaACTTCAGAATTCTGAGATAACCAAACAATAAAGTCTTGTCTATTAAATTTGGGTCCTCATTCTTGAGAGTCGAAAGTGATAACTTTTACAAATTTACTCTATTATGGTCTTACTTTGTGGAAGTTCAATAATATATACACAACAATTCTTTTCATAAGTAGTAATGCATTCTTcttattaaagaaattactttttttatacagAGAAAATTCCTTagtattgtaaaaaataaagcaCAGAAAAGCATGCATCCACCTCAAAGAATTTTCCATGGCATTATGAAAATAAAGCACAAAAAGAAATGCATCCTTTCTATTATCAGAAGACAAGCAGTTTCCAAAGATGGGCTTTAACGAATAAACTAGTCACTTACCAAGGCCAACAGATGATGCGAAAACAGGGCTTCCAGGTAGCTCAGTATAAACATAATACAGCAGTGATGCAGACAAACCCCCAGCCAAAAGTGACTTGTTGCTGCCACTCTTGAGATAACCCATTACACCACCCACTGCCAAAAACCATCAAAAAGATCATTATGCAGATGTCAGCagggaaaaggcaaaaaaataaagaagataatGCAAGATCATAGTCCAATCCATTGGACATATTATATTGTGAACAACCCAAATACGTGACTAAGACTCTAAAAATCACTTTCTACCTTGTGCAGGAGCTGTATAGGACCCTATAACTAGAAAGCACAAAAATGATATGGCCACACAGGGCATTGATGGCGGGGATACATGAGAATACAGTAAATTCTAAAAATCATAAGGCACGACACAACTAAGATCCAAATTGCAATGTAGTATAAGATTAACAATGTTataatttaagtaattattacTAATTGCTAATATCAGTATTGGTATAGAAgtccaaaaaaataaagttttagacaCACGTGCATGTCAAGCACGACATGGCTACTAATTTTGAAGCGTGTTTCATTGCCCTACAATTCGTGAAAAATCGCAGCAAAAGATGAAACTCaaacaatagaaattaaataacatcTGATATTGCAACCAATCAATCACCTTGTCGAGGAAATTCTTATGCATCCAAAATGCTTTTAGTTGAATTGAAATAGTTAGGAAGTTGACTAACTCAACCCCccttaataattaaacaaaacaaacaaacaaataaaacaagaaaaaagatcAGTCTCTAAGGTTTAGTAACAATTATCTTGTGTCAGTACTTGAGTGAATGAAagtgagagggagagagagaggggtaCCTCCGACGAGTGCAGCATAAGCTAGAGTGAATTTCTGAGACATTAACAGAGCCATTTTCCTCTTGTCACCGTCAGATCCTTCCTCGCCCTTGCTATTAtcacctcctccttctcctccaccTCCACCTCCACCTCCACCTCCACCGCCGCCTCCGTTACCGTTGGCACCGCCGCCGCTATTATCGAGATCGGGTTGAGTTAGGTCAAGCGAAGTAGCGGCCTTGGAGTCGGAAGTGACAGCGGCGTGCACGTGTGGGTTGGAACGTGTCAAGGAACCGAATGCAGCAGCAGGGAAATGAGATTGAGAGCGAAAGAGAGAGATATTATTGGAAGATCGAGAAAAGATTGTGGGCCTAGTAAGAGAGAATGAGCCTGAAACACCGAACCCAGCCACACCCACAGACTCTGCCATTGACCTTCTCCGTTTCTTTCGCTTTTGATTTCGCCCCTTTTCTTTCAAGAACCTTCTTATCGCGCCACGCCTTCTGTTCTCTCCCCTTCGGGCCCATTTTCAATCACCCACCTATGCAAAGCCCAGGCCCATCATGTGCCCTCTCACATATGTAAACAATTAATTATCTCACtcatttttaattactaattaatttgacgGTTGGTTAATGAAGAATTACTGAATTAgattaggtttaaatatatttttttctgtaatttagtattttttttatttttttcttgtattttttttcattttagtccttataatatgtatttataaaaactaaaataaaaaataaaattaaaaaaagacaaaaaaaaaaacctaaattaCATGAacgaaaaaaaagtatttaagtcATCAGAATATTAATATGTTCATCGTAATAAAAaggtaaatatataattaagaacaaattacatcatcatcattgacaactaattattttaagttttccaataatgagaatcaaacttttgtttcaACTCTTTCTATCATCTAAGAGACCAATATCTTTTACAAATATCGTGTTGTATAAAAAAGagtattgtttatatttttctactattttttcttatagaTTTCCTTACTTCTTtacgaagaaaaaaattattaaatgaaaataaaatagttaatatttcaaaatataaaatatatttaatatttaacataCAAAGTAAGTAAGAGGATTAATAAgaagatttaaaaatattcattaaaaattacaaaacaaaacaattcaaacaattaattacattttattggttacttaaaaatttaatcaataaaagagattaaataatgtatatacAAATGTCTCGTTTATTagtaatttcaatattttatcccctagaatttttttcttatcttatatattttttttggattgaaTGGATGAAAATCAAATAGTAATTTTAGACTGAATGGatgaaaatcaaagaaaaatattttagaaagatcaatattaaaatttgttcataggacaaaaaataatgattttaaaagataaaaataaagaaaaaaattaaagagaccAAAAGTAAAATCccctcattttataaaaactaaaaatgtatttaaccTTATTTctcaaaagatatatatatatatatatatatatataaacactcTCTTGGGTAAGAACACAAAgattatacacaaaaaaaataataacaaacacaagaattttaacACAGTTCAACACATCTTATCTACGTCCACAAAATTGTctcaaaaagtattttattatcacaaaaataattacaagtTTCTAACTCACATAAATAGTGTATCAGTCTATCGAGTATTCCACCCAATAGTTACAGGAAATtataacactctcacacaaagacatttttctctcaacaaagtaACTTTGTTtcacaactaatttttttttctatttatagtgaagattgtcatcaactataataaataaactctcttggaagttgaaacaaaaataacttccCATGCATCCATTTAACTAAGGTTAATCTAGTAAAATGTAATCTTTCATTTTGCATTTAAGTCTCTAAACAttagttataaaaatttaattctcaaTGTACATGCACTTTATTTTGGCTTGAAACTCtacaatttattctaaaaaatatttgtaacacACTAAATGGATTTTAATCATTCAAAACAATTATGTTATCCATGATTCATGATTTCCAAAAGTCTGAAGTTTTCACAAACCATAATTCTCAAATACGAAATATCTTTACCCAACCAAAGACTCCAAGATGATTATGCTGttgtaaaatgtatttataaGAATATGCACTTGTAAGAAATTtgtgattataatttttctgcaaAAGTGGTCAATTGTGTGTAAGGAAAAAAGGTATTAAAAAACATACATTATGGAAtaaaaatgatctattttatatttaaattatattgtaaacAAATGACATGTTAAAAACGTATCTATTAATCTCTTGAAGTATAAAAATTCTTCAATAGTGTGAAGACTCTACGTGTATCCACACAAAGACTGACTTCTATTCGTCAACAACTTTGAAaggtggaaaaataaaaataagaatagagaAGTGATATTTTTCAGAGAGCTTTAACGTGCAGCCTAAGGCTCTATTTATAGGTTACTGATCAAATCAGAATCATTATTGATAATatccttttttaagttatattattttttgttaccttttattgttaatcatttagcaattaaaattgaaataataattgatcaaGTCGAATTTGTATCTAGTCGCCTTTGCAACCAaaattccaaatacaaaatcatataagtttgtttctcttatttcatcaaatctttcatattatttatattttcagtgccagcaaaaatatgataatattccacctttttaaaatcaattaatcatttgatatattaaattctctaatttaattaatcattaaatattaaaataatttctttaatagAGATTAGAACGCTCGTTTGTGTGTGACCCCGTAGGTTCAATACTAAGTCAGTGATATATTagtcaaattaatatattaatcaaggTAGGCGTCTAGCAAGACTCCTTAACGTCCGGATAGCATGAAGTAACATTTTACTTTCaggaaccattagaagagtagtgtaataatttctttcatctttacagctctaggttaactctagagtatcGTATTACTATCAAACCCTTTTGAATTAACAcataatgacttaagaaactcatttcttctttcatttaattttcctggctaggatataattttattcatagagctcaaactcattaccaaTAATTGATGaattccttcttgattaatcattaattctacaggTATTTAGAAtattcaatattcattcaacaaGTATTCTAAAGCATTAAGTGTccgaaatcaaaatatatttgttaattacCATGGCAATCtcaggtaaaaaaaattattattactatacctcttcttgagaatttttttattgatagttTATGGTAAAATTTAACCATTAaaaatttttaattgagtcAGTTTAATGAtcacatcaacatgtgactcatcAATATGTGCAGATTAATAAAtaagatatattaatatttatacaataaataatatcacatatatattaatctatccgGATTATTGATATCCTATTTACAATAAACCTATGATCAATAAGAGTtaagattaaaattagaacaaatttgtttctcattatcataatctttattataataaagagtctttaattttaattaaggacATTATCAAATGAACtatttaatcaaatagagaaatatgataataaaaataaaataatactttattattaaaattagaattgattacatgataACTTAGATCCTGGACatacaaatttatttccaacattATGAGCATCCGCCTTGTTTCGTAAGTTATAAGTTATAACCAAAAGACAACTCCAGCTTTAATGCCACATTAACTCCTTGGTGCGTTTGGCTCTAGCTTATCTGGGTAATCAAATTCCTCCATCACTAGTGGATGAATGTCAGTTGAAGGATTATATTGCTGAATTACCATAACTGATGTAACAGTGGAGAAATCTGAAGAAGCCATGTAGCTTCCAACAGGTCCAAGTTCTGGACAATCACTTCTGCTAACCAAAGGTCCTACTGATGGCATTCTACCAACCAATATTAGATTGCTCCTATTCATTTCCTTCAATGCTGCCTCAATATCACCTTTGCTTGCCACCAGTTTTTGCTCATACTTCATTGACTCTTGGTTGTTGTTGCATGCACTTAAAAACTCACTCCACAATTGATCATCTTGTTGTTTATCATCATAATAACTGCCACCAACCACTTCCATTGCTTTCTTGTCCTTGTTCGATGACATCCCAACCAATTTAGCACCAAAGGCCAATGATGCCCCAGGTGGGGGCACAAACTTAACCACATTGAGCAAAATCCCCGGGTGCTCAGCCATTCTCATACCATAACAAAGTGCTTCACGATCATCACGTCCTCCAAAGAAGGGTACAACAACCTTATAAGACACATCACTAGCTTGGACTTGGCTTGTCCCTCCAAGACCTCGATCAACCAAAATTCCCACTGAGCAAGGAGCATGGCTTAGCACAAGCTGATTCATCACATGGAGTGAATGTCCTAGTGACTCCATTGATCCATCCACACGTTGGTGTTTGTGGAATGGGAGGATAATCATGGCTGCACGTTTTTGGTGAGCACTAGTACAAATATCCTCATGGATGCTATTGAGAGCAGAGATGGCTGTCATGGGGCGCACATTGACACTTCTTAGTTTCTCATAAGCCTGAAAAGCAATGATCATTTGATCTTTGTCATCCGGTTTCTTGTTCCAGAAGGGCATGCCATTCTTGCGTGCCTTGTGAACCATTGTGATTGCTGAAGATCGCTCTGAGAGTTCCATCAAGTGCATGGCATAGATGCAAAGCTTTCCTCTCTTTCGAATTCCG of the Glycine max cultivar Williams 82 chromosome 13, Glycine_max_v4.0, whole genome shotgun sequence genome contains:
- the LOC100306499 gene encoding uncharacterized protein LOC100306499 (The RefSeq protein has 1 substitution compared to this genomic sequence), producing MIDMKLMMMLLMWGSESQGRLLSIPTKPNPDDAPASARWLVSLNFWGVLNTISSDLGGAPFGNVVSYSDGLPNESTGISYFYLTTLDPTARNALQDDKASFTVSEYPLGTCGRRDPMNPTCSKISLTGKLKLVDEKSKEAEFARNALFSKHPEMKDWPEDHNFQVFKLEIENIFLINWFGGPKPLTVEQYLHPKVNNVGLIL
- the LOC100814901 gene encoding protein FATTY ACID EXPORT 2, chloroplastic; amino-acid sequence: MAESVGVAGFGVSGSFSLTRPTIFSRSSNNISLFRSQSHFPAAAFGSLTRSNPHVHAAVTSDSKAATSLDLTQPDLDNSGGGANGNGGGGGGGGGGGGGGEGGGDNSKGEEGSDGDKRKMALLMSQKFTLAYAALVGVGGVMGYLKSGSNKSLLAGGLSASLLYYVYTELPGSPVFASSVGLGISAALLGVMGSRFKKSGKVFPAGVVSLVSLIMTGGYLHGIMRSAH